A genomic stretch from Atribacteraceae bacterium includes:
- a CDS encoding radical SAM protein: protein MSYFDSIKAFTTEQIVRLIVGSLRNVSDETIIRLTYLAEKLTPIEYYRDQTRGLRQMFQDQRPQVVLARRVFQETSPAVREKLMVNLIVKSILLGVPKRQRLEKELGCQVPLFFVVSPTMRCNLTCYGCYAGEYRKESDMPIELMDRIFNEAKEMGMNFLTISGGEPFLRSEHLDLFERHSDISFQIYTNGSLIDRDTAKRLAHMGNVYPAISVEGYEKETDARRGKGAFAKVM, encoded by the coding sequence ATGAGTTACTTCGATTCCATCAAAGCATTCACCACTGAACAAATCGTCAGGCTCATTGTCGGTTCTTTACGGAACGTTTCCGATGAGACGATCATCAGGTTGACGTATCTTGCAGAAAAGCTCACCCCAATCGAATATTATCGCGACCAGACTCGCGGTCTCCGGCAGATGTTTCAAGACCAACGGCCACAGGTGGTTTTAGCGCGGCGGGTTTTCCAGGAGACCAGTCCGGCAGTGCGGGAAAAACTCATGGTTAACCTCATCGTCAAGAGCATCCTGCTTGGTGTACCCAAACGACAACGCCTGGAAAAAGAATTGGGTTGCCAGGTACCGTTGTTTTTCGTGGTCAGTCCCACCATGCGCTGCAATCTCACCTGTTACGGGTGCTATGCCGGTGAATACCGGAAAGAAAGCGATATGCCCATCGAATTGATGGACCGGATTTTTAATGAAGCGAAGGAAATGGGGATGAATTTTTTAACCATTTCCGGCGGCGAGCCGTTTCTCCGAAGCGAACATCTGGATTTATTCGAAAGACATTCCGACATATCATTCCAGATTTATACCAATGGAAGTCTGATCGACCGAGATACCGCAAAACGTCTGGCTCACATGGGGAACGTGTACCCCGCGATCAGTGTGGAAGGCTACGAGAAGGAAACCGATGCCCGCCGCGGCAAAGGAGCTTTCGCCAAGGTCATG
- a CDS encoding uracil-DNA glycosylase: MSIPTINKEKLLAEIRDEVKICSKCPLSRERKLTVFGEGNPDAVVMFIGEAPGEDEDSTGRPFIGKAGQLLTKILASVKISREEVYIANTIKCRPPGNRVPHEEEMGMCFPYLEAQIAIINPTLIVTLGGVSTNFLLESKLPISQIRGRLIEWRGGKKIFPMFHPSFLLRHQSPKPGMPRYQTWMDVKEVRKMIDLFQANS, translated from the coding sequence TTGTCGATACCAACCATTAATAAAGAAAAACTGTTAGCCGAAATCCGCGATGAAGTCAAGATTTGTTCGAAGTGCCCACTTTCTCGTGAGCGCAAACTCACTGTTTTTGGAGAAGGCAATCCTGATGCTGTAGTCATGTTCATCGGAGAGGCGCCAGGTGAAGATGAGGATTCAACCGGAAGGCCTTTTATTGGAAAAGCGGGCCAGCTTCTGACTAAAATACTTGCATCGGTCAAGATCTCCCGTGAAGAGGTCTATATCGCCAACACGATAAAATGCCGCCCCCCAGGAAACCGGGTTCCTCACGAAGAGGAAATGGGAATGTGTTTTCCCTATCTCGAAGCCCAAATCGCCATCATCAACCCGACACTGATCGTCACCCTGGGCGGTGTTTCCACCAATTTTCTCCTGGAATCGAAACTACCGATCAGCCAAATCCGAGGGCGTTTAATCGAATGGCGTGGTGGAAAAAAAATTTTCCCAATGTTTCATCCCAGTTTTCTTTTACGTCATCAATCACCAAAACCGGGGATGCCCCGCTATCAAACCTGGATGGATGTAAAAGAGGTGCGAAAAATGATCGATCTCTTTCAAGCCAATTCCTGA
- a CDS encoding metallophosphoesterase, which yields MKLLIVSDRVDPLVYSNSCRDRFYDVACVVSCGDLPEYYLDFVVSNLNVPLFFVHGNHDPSGGKMSLAGGINLDERVVFFKGVFLAGLEGSIWYNGGLHQYTERSMYWKYLKLVPKLAAAGIRRKRKLDVFVSHSPPAGLHEGMDPAHRGFKTFVQLIQKYKPSYHVHGHTHLYDRNQTYQDQLGLTTVINGYNYRILDLASDRHG from the coding sequence ATGAAGCTTTTAATCGTCAGCGACCGTGTGGATCCTCTTGTATACAGCAATTCCTGCCGTGACCGTTTTTATGACGTGGCATGCGTCGTTTCCTGCGGAGATCTACCGGAATATTATCTTGATTTTGTCGTCAGCAATTTAAATGTCCCCCTCTTTTTTGTCCATGGAAACCACGATCCTTCGGGAGGGAAAATGAGTTTGGCCGGCGGGATCAACCTCGATGAACGGGTGGTTTTTTTCAAGGGCGTGTTTCTGGCCGGACTCGAGGGATCGATCTGGTATAACGGTGGCCTGCACCAATACACCGAGCGGAGCATGTACTGGAAGTACCTGAAACTGGTTCCCAAATTGGCCGCGGCTGGGATCCGGCGCAAACGAAAACTAGATGTCTTCGTTTCCCATTCTCCGCCGGCCGGCCTACACGAGGGAATGGATCCTGCCCACCGTGGTTTTAAAACTTTTGTTCAACTGATACAAAAATACAAACCGTCTTACCACGTACATGGTCATACGCATTTGTATGACCGAAATCAGACATATCAAGATCAACTGGGCTTGACGACGGTAATCAACGGATACAATTACCGGATTCTGGATCTGGCGAGTGATCGACATGGGTGA